A single Streptococcus thermophilus DNA region contains:
- a CDS encoding ABC transporter substrate-binding protein/permease translates to MKKIIVACFAALLLVFGGVSSAQADEYLRVGMEAAYAPFNWTQDDNSNGAIPIEGTKQYANGYDVQIAKKIAEAQGKKPLVVKTAWTGLIPALTSGKIDMIIAGMSPTAERRQEIDFSDSYYRSEPVIVVSSDGNYAKAKSVKDFKNAKITAQQGVYLYNLIDQIPNVNKQTAMGDFGAMRQALASGIIDGYVSERPEARTAEKASSKYKMISLKDGGFQVSDDDVSLAVGLRKGDNQQMEQVNKVLAGISQEKRVKLMDHIIDIQPADKTDEAKKGNFFSQVTTIIAKNWPQFLRGTAMTLLISIIGTVVGTFIGLMIGVYRTAPKAANKFVALLQKIFGWFLNVYIEVFRGTPMIVQSMVIYYGTAQAFGINIDRTLAAIFIVSINTGAYMSEIVRGGIFAVDKGQFEAATALGFTHGQTMRKIVLPQVIRNILPATGNEFVINIKDTSVLNVISVVELYFAGNTVATQTYQYFQTFFVIAAIYFVLTFTVTRILRYVERRLDQDTYTQGGGVH, encoded by the coding sequence ATGAAAAAAATTATTGTAGCCTGCTTTGCGGCTCTCCTCCTCGTTTTTGGCGGAGTATCAAGCGCTCAAGCAGACGAGTATCTCCGTGTTGGTATGGAAGCTGCCTATGCACCTTTCAACTGGACACAGGATGATAACTCAAACGGAGCCATTCCAATAGAAGGTACTAAACAGTATGCCAACGGTTATGACGTGCAAATCGCTAAAAAAATCGCTGAAGCCCAAGGTAAGAAACCCTTGGTGGTCAAAACAGCTTGGACAGGTTTGATTCCTGCCCTCACTTCTGGCAAGATTGATATGATTATCGCAGGTATGAGTCCAACAGCTGAACGTCGTCAAGAAATTGACTTTTCAGATAGCTACTACCGTAGTGAACCTGTTATAGTTGTTAGCTCTGATGGCAATTACGCCAAGGCTAAGAGCGTCAAGGATTTCAAGAATGCTAAAATCACAGCTCAACAAGGAGTTTACCTCTACAACTTGATTGATCAGATTCCAAATGTGAACAAACAAACTGCCATGGGGGACTTCGGTGCGATGCGGCAAGCCCTTGCATCTGGTATCATCGATGGTTATGTCTCAGAGCGACCAGAAGCACGCACTGCTGAAAAGGCTAGCTCAAAATATAAGATGATTTCACTTAAAGATGGCGGCTTCCAGGTATCAGACGATGATGTTTCCTTGGCTGTCGGTCTTCGTAAAGGAGACAACCAGCAAATGGAACAAGTCAATAAGGTTCTTGCTGGTATCAGCCAAGAAAAGCGTGTCAAACTGATGGATCACATCATTGACATTCAACCTGCAGATAAGACTGATGAAGCTAAAAAAGGAAACTTCTTTAGCCAAGTGACTACTATTATTGCTAAAAACTGGCCACAATTCTTGCGTGGTACAGCAATGACACTTCTTATCTCCATTATCGGTACTGTTGTCGGAACTTTTATCGGTCTTATGATTGGTGTTTACCGTACAGCTCCTAAGGCTGCTAATAAATTTGTAGCCTTGCTCCAAAAAATCTTCGGTTGGTTTCTTAACGTTTATATCGAAGTTTTCCGTGGTACACCAATGATTGTACAATCTATGGTTATCTATTACGGTACTGCCCAAGCTTTTGGCATCAATATTGACCGTACACTGGCAGCTATATTCATTGTTTCTATTAACACCGGAGCCTACATGAGTGAAATTGTTCGTGGTGGTATCTTCGCTGTTGATAAGGGGCAATTCGAAGCTGCTACTGCTCTTGGTTTTACCCACGGTCAAACCATGCGCAAGATTGTTCTTCCACAGGTTATCCGTAACATCTTGCCAGCCACTGGTAATGAGTTCGTCATTAATATTAAAGATACCTCTGTGTTGAATGTTATCTCTGTCGTGGAACTTTACTTCGCAGGTAACACTGTTGCAACCCAAACTTACCAATACTTCCAAACATTCTTTGTTATTGCAGCAATCTACTTTGTTCTTACTTTCACAGTAACTCGCATCTTGCGTTATGTAGAACGCCGTTTGGATCAAGATACTTACACACAAGGAGGAGGGGTTCACTAA